In one Oncorhynchus masou masou isolate Uvic2021 chromosome 23, UVic_Omas_1.1, whole genome shotgun sequence genomic region, the following are encoded:
- the LOC135510340 gene encoding mucin-17-like, whose protein sequence is METTTAMSSGVTETSTSTSTETSPSQPSTITSEPATTNELTSAVTDGQISSTTAGLSSTQGTESTTAEPTDSTTTAGTTLEDHTTTLEITTIPAETITIITQGPSARPTMEAITTTQSPTPTSTTPFLTTQTTLPFTTTPNTPSTPSTTPPTTPSTTTLITSTTAPTTPPTTLTTSTTLTTPSPTTLTTSTTHSTTLIPPAPSTTPIPTTPSNTPTPSTTPTPTTPSNTPIPTTPSNTPTPSTTPTSTTPTNPSTASSPTSTTASASLTSTSLSTTGPPIIVTVDTIEVSTDVTVRLNKTFKEEYSHPTTQEYQDFTKNFTNDMTLLYNRTINNFIGIVIIGLRNGSVVVEHVVLLSIENGKNLSKEIAESEKQIKDILNAAKNCTTGQVGCIGVDIIGDVIVKNSTFDKESVCVTAKLDKDLRIYYHAAQIDGRLVCVSPCAPGHNREKNCNTGTCSMSRDGPVCRCNQDYWYLDSDCFGPILKRDLFAALLTLAGLAIAAVGVMVVYVPWHRRQLNRVKDIHTGQVNQWLEEDFEWPNRPNTGGHLVGSSSTTVLTENEPNPPYGGRVGLQYDAEGDSLSSSSTRLPSPYHGTQAQVSRRPEIICHDYSSWGADRDAVQVIQTTATSSGQHFTLSDPGSQSELRIRIPEIRTYSEI, encoded by the exons ATGGAAACAACTACAGCTATGTCCTCAGGTGTAACAGAAACTTCAACCAGTACCTCGACGGAAACAAGTCCCTCACAACCTTCTACGATTACCAGTGAGCCTGCCACTACAAATGAACTAACTTCAGCAGTCACGGACGGGCAAATATCTTCCACTACCGCTGGACTCTCATCTACCCAGGGAACTGAAAGTACAACTGCAGAGCCAACTGACTCCACAACTACAGCGGGAACGACCCTTGAAGATCACACAACAACTTTAGAAATAACAACAATTCCAGCTGAAACAATTACCATTATTACACAAGGTCCATCAGCTCGCCCAACGATGGAAGCAATAACCACAACACAGTCTCCAACTCCCACATCTACCACACCCTTTCTCACTACTCAAACTACATTACCTTTCACAACCACACCCAACACACCTTCAACTCCATCAACTACCCCACCTACCACACCTTCTACAACCACCCTAATTACATCAACTACCGCACCTACCACACCTCCAACTACATTAACTACATCAACTACACTTACCACACCTTCTCCAACTACCCTAACTACATCAACTACACATTCTACTACACTTATCCCACCTGCCCCTTCTACTACACCTATCCCAACTACCCCTTCTAATACACCTACCCCTTCTACTACACCTACCCCAACTACCCCTTCTAATACACCTATCCCAACTACCCCTTCTAATACACCTACCCCTTCTACTACACCTACTTCAACTACCCCAACTAACCCTTCTACTGCATCCAGTCCAACTTCTACAACTGCATCTGCTTCATTGACGTCAACTTCACTCTCAACAACTGGACCTCCGATAATTGTGACTGTGG ACACTATTGAAGTATCAACAGATGTCACTGTTAGACTCAACAAAACATTTAAAGAAGAATACAGTCACCCGACAACACAGGAATACCAAGATTTTACAAAAAATTTCACCAACGAT ATGACCTTACTGTACAACCGCACTATTAACAATTTTATCGGCATAGTAATAATAGGACTCAG GAATGGCAGTGTCGTGGTGGAGCATGTGGTTCTACTGAGCATAGAGAATGGGAAGAACCTAAGTAAGGAGATTGCTGAGTCAGAAAAACAAATCAAGGACATTCTCAATGCGGCCAAAAACTGCACCACAG GCCAAGTAGGCTGTATTGGGGTGGACATAATTGGAGATGTCATTGTAAAAAATTCCACATTTGATAAAGAAT CGGTATGCGTCACGGCCAAACTAGATAAGGACTTGAGGATATACTACCATGCAGCACAAATAGATGGGCGActggtctgtgtctctccctgtgcccccGGACACAACAGGGAAAAGAACTGCAACACCGGCACATGTAGTATGTCAAGGGACGGTCCGGTCTGCAG ATGTAACCAGGACTACTGGTACCTAGACTCCGATTGCTTCGGTCCTATCCTGAAGAGGGACCTCTTTGCCGCGCTACTGACCCTGGCAGGACTGGCGATAGCAGCCGTGGGGGTCATGGTGGTCTATGTGCCCTGGCATAGACGACAATTAAATAG GGTGAAAGATATCCATACTGGACAAGTTAACCAGTGGCTGGAGGAAGACTTTGAATGGCCCAACAGGCCAAATACAGGTGGCCACTTGGTTGGTTCAAGTAGTaccacagtcctaacag AGAATGAGCCTAACCCACCTTATGGGGGCCGAGTGGGCTTGCAGTACGACGCAGAGGGAGATTCCCTGTCATCCTCCAGTACAAGGCTGCCGTCTCCCTACCATGGAACACAGGCACAG GTGTCCAGGAGGCCTGAGATCATCTGCCATGACTACAGTTCCTGGGGTGCTGATAGGGACGCCGTTCAAGTCATACAGACGACTGCCACCTCGTCAGGGCAGCATTTTACATTGAGTGACCCTGGCAGCCAATCAGAG CTTAGGATCAGGATACCGGAGATACGGACTTACTCTGAGATCTAG